The DNA segment GTCCGGCCGGGAGAGCAGGACTGTGGCCGGGGTGCGCGCGGGAGCCTCCCGGGGGATGTCCACATTCAGCGTGACGGTATGCCGCCCCGGCTGCCAGGCGCTCGTCTTCAGCTCCTCGGGCGGTGCAACCGCCCCGAAGAGGTCGAAGTCATGGTCCCGTACCTGGCTATCCTCACCCAGGCGCAGGATGAGCGCATAGTCGGCCGCCGGCTTCTGGGGCACATCCAGCGTCACGGTCAGCTTCGCCGGCGCGCCAGGGACGAGGGGTGACGGGTCGGTGCGCAGGTCAGTCACCGTGGCCGTCTGGGCAGGCGCCACGACCGGATAGCGCACCGACCAGAACCAGTGCCACAGGCCGTTCCCCGAGGCGAAGGGCCGTGCTGGGACGAAGCGCGTGTCCTTCGTGCCGGGCTTCATCCAGTCCGGGTGCACTCCGGCGTCACTCTGGCCGGTCCACTGGTCGTCCGTGGGGATGATCGTCCGGCTGCCGTCCCGACCGATCAGCACCAGTTCCGCCAGCAGCCCGCGACTGCCCACCTCGTAGATGTCCTCGACCTGTGCCGCCAGGACGTTCTCGCCGGCCCGCAGCAAGTCCGTCGGCACCTTCACCAGCCGCGCCGGGCGCTGAATGCCGCCGTTGTAGCTGGCGTCCCGCCAGACCTCCCGGGCGTTCAGGTACATCACGCCCCGGTCGGCGGCGACCGCCATCAGCCAGGCTTCCTTGACCTGCGCCGGGTCGGCGACCTCGAAGCTGCGGCGCATGTACCGGCGCTCGGGCTCGCGATGGGGCAGCACCAGCGAGGGCTCGACCCAGATCCACATCGCCTTCCAGGTTGGGGCGAAGGACATGGGCAGCACGGGCTTCTCGCCCAGGACCTTGACTTCGCTCAAGCCGATCTTCGCCTGCGCCGGACCGCGCAGCAGCAATCGGATCGCCCGCGTCCGCACCGGTTTTGCCGGCGCGATCGTGGTCGGCTGGTCGGACGGCCCGACCGGGCCCATCGCACCCTCGACGTCGTTCCACTGCCCGCGCCAGTCGGGCGGGAAGGCCCGCTCCACCTGCAGGGCGTAGCTCGTGATGGGCTTGAGATCGCTGAACGCCCCACCCGTGAACTGGCGGAACTCCACCTGGCTGATCGTCACCGGGAAGCGCCACTCCAGCCGCAACCAGACCTGCGTCGTGTCCAGGTCGGAGGCCCTCGGCGCCACCGGCGGCAGGGGCGTCACCCAGCCTGTCTCGGGCTTGCCGTCGAGCACGAAGGTGGGCCGGTAGGCCATGTCGGGCACGGCCGCGACCGCCGTAGGCATGGCGCCCCACTCGAAGGCGGTGAGATCGGCCTGCTGGGCGTAGCAGGCAGTGGCGGTCAGCAGCAGCGTACAGAGGGAGATGGCGCGCATGGGGCACCTCATCCGGGGTCGTCACGTTATCTTCCGCGCCCTGTCGGGAGGAACCTGCGCCGGCGAGCGGGCAGGCCGTGCTGGCCCCCGGGGCGAAATGACCGTTCGCTTCGAGCCAACTCACTGTCCGTCCGGAGAGACCCGCCATGCCCACCCGCCTACTCGTCGTCACCTCGCTCCTGCTCGCCACCGCCGCCGTCCTGGCCCAGCCGGCTGAAAACTGGCCCCGCAAGAAGTTCATCGAGACCGGCTGGGACCAGCCCGACACGGCGCGGTTCCGGCAGAATCTGGCCGAGATGGACAAGACCCCCTTCGACGGCGTGGTTGTGGTCTGTACGGGCAAGACCGCCGAGGGCAAGGGCATTGGCCTGCGAGGCGCCTTCTGCCCCGACGCCTGGCAGGAGGCCTGGTTCCAGACCTGCCTGGAAGACCTCCAGGCCACGAAGCCGACGCACCTGAAGGACAACTTCATCGCTCTCGGCGCCAACCCGGGCAATGTGGACTGGTTCGATGACGCGGGCTGGAAGAACGTGGTCGAGCACTGGCGGATCGCCGCCCGACTGGCCAAGCAGGGCGGCATGAAGGGCCTGCTCTTCGACCCCGAGCCGTACACCAAGGGCTTCTCCCAGTTCAAGTACTCCATGCAGGCCGGCAACGCGCAGCACACGTTCGCCGAGTACTACGCCAAGGCCCGCGAGCGCGGCCGCCAGGTCATGGAGGCCGTCAAGAGCGAGTACCCGGACATGACGCTCTACTGCTACTTCATGAACATCGCCAACTACCCGGCGGCCGGCCAGCCCGACCCCGTGCAGGCCCTCGCCGGGGCCGGCTACGGGCTCTACGCGCCCTTCGTGGATGGCTGGCTGGACGTGATCCCGCCGACGATGACCGTCGTGGACGGCTGCGAAAATGCCTACCTGTTCAGCAGCCGGATGCAGTATGTCGAGGCGGCGCTGAAGATCAAGGGGGCCTGCCAGTCGCTGGTGTCCCCGGCCAACCGCGCCAAGTACCGCGCCCAGGTGCAGGTGAGCTTCGGCATCTACCTGGACGCCTACGTGAACCCCGAGGGCAGCACCTACTACCTCGGCCCCAAAAACGGCTCGCGCCTGAACCAACTGTGCGCAAACGTGGGCAACGCGCTGGACGCCGCGGATGAGTACGTGTGGGTCTACGGCGAGAAGTACCGCTGGTGGCCGACCCCCAATGGCGGCGTGAAGCCGGAGTCCTGGGAGCAGGTCATGCCCGGGACGGACGCCGCGCTGCGCTTCGCCGCGGACCCGGCGGGGGCCGGGCGGCAGGCGATGGCCCAGGCGAACCTGCCCAACCTGGCCCGCAACCCCGACTTCGGCGCGGACAAGGCCAAGGGATACACCGGTGCGGAGATCGTGTACAAGGAGGGGGGCTTCCCGGCCGGCTGGGGCTTCTGGCAGGAGAACACCACCGGCACGGCCGGCTGGGACCGCACCATGGGACACGCGGCGCCGGGCGCCGGGCGGGCCTCGCAGGTCACCGGCGGCTGCTTCACCCAGGAGATCGGGCCAGTCCAGCCCGGAGAGCGCTACGCCGTGCAGGCCTGGGCCCGCGCGCACGGCCGGGGCAATGTCTCGATGCGCCTGCGCTGGCAGACGGCCGAAGGACGCTGGATCCACGAGCACCTCGACCGGCTGGTCTACGGCACCGGCGTCCGCGACGAGTGGCAGGAGCTGCTGGGCGTGGCGGAAGTCCCCGAAGGCGTCGGGAAGCTCGTCATCCTGCTGGGCATGGGCGGGCAGCCCTCGGCGGAGGATGTGGCCTGGTTCGACGACGTGACCTGCGTCAAGCTGCCCTGACGCGCCTCGCCAGATCCGGCGGAACCCAAGAAAAGTGGACGCTTCGGGCCTGTTGGGGCGTCTTTCCGAGGAACAAAGGGTTCCCACGCCGGTCTGAACCAAGTACAATGGCCGGGTTCGGCGGCGGCCGGGAACCGTCTGCCGTAGGCAGGCAACAGTTAGGGTAACGCACAACAAGGCGCGGTGTTTCCGCAAGCGCCCGCCGGGGTATGATTGCTGTAAGTCCCGTTCGGCGAGATGCCTGTTGTTGTGCGGCGACAATGATTGGAGGGCAATCGCAGATGATACGTTCCAGACGCGCCGGGTTCACACTGATTGAGCTGCTGGTCGTCATTGCCATCATCGCCATTCTGGCCGCCATCCTCTTCCCGGTGTTTGCCCGGGCGCGAGGCAAGGCCCGCCAGTCGGCCTGCTCCTCGAACATGAAGCAGCTCGCACTGGCCATCATCAGCTACACGACTGACTATGACGGCCAGACGTGCTACTGGAGCTTGGACCCGCTCGGGGCCGTCCCCAACAACCCGACGTGGGACCAGCAGATCATGCCGTACATGAAGAACGCGCAGATCCTGACCTGCCCGGACAACAAGTACAACGGTGAGAGCGGCACGGTGCCCAATCAGTCCTCCGGCCCCAAGCGGGGCTATGCGCTGCCTCGCTATGTCAGCGGCATCAACCAGGACGATCCACCCAACGTCGTCGCGACAGTCCTGCTGACCGAGAAGGGCGCCTATACGCCGGGGACCCTCAGTGACGCGGCGGTGGAGCATCCGCGCCAGTCGGGCAAGGGGCTCTTGTACCCGAGTGAGGCCTTCCGCCACAATGGCGGCCTGAACTTCGCCTTCCTCGACGGCCACGTCAAGTGGCAGAACAACGGCTCGGGCCCGTTCACCAGCAATGGCGACGGCACGTGCGCCACGGCCTCCGACTGGGAGCCGATGAACGGCTCGCACATTCCGGGCCACATGGAGTACCCGGAGGACTGGCCGGCGGGGACGGACTAGCGACATCGCTCCGGTCGTTCCGACGGGTCTCCTGACCAATCAGGCAGGCGGCCTCGCCTGCTGCGGTGGGCGAGGCCGCTTTCGTTAGGGGCGGGGGAATGAGCAGCGTGTAGCAGGCGTCTACCTTGTGAGGCGTAGGTTGCCTGAGGAGGTCAATCGCGCATGACCCGCCGTCAGCCCCGCGGCTTCACGCTCATCGAGCTGTTGGTCGTCATCGCCATCATCGCCATCCTGGCCTCGATCCTCTTCCCCGTGTTCGCCCGTGCCCGCGCCAAGGCCCGGCAGTCGGCCTGCCTGTCGAACCTGCGGCAACTCGGCACGGCCATCGCCATGTACGCCGACGACTTCGACGAGATGCTGCCGCTGTGGTCACTCGCCGGGGGCGCTCCGGATGGCTCCGGTCGTGGGGCGCCGCCCGACTGCACCTGGGACACGCAGATCCTGCCGTACATGAAGAACACCCAGATCCTCATCTGCGGGGACAACCCCTACGGCCGCACGTATCGTTCGTACGCCATGCCGCGCTATGTCAGCGGCCAGGCGCTGGGCGTCTTCCCCAACGTCACCGCGACCGTGACGCTCTTTGAGAAGGGGCACTACCCGCCGGGCGCGTGGGAAGATGCGGCCGGGGAGAACTTCCACCAGTCCACGAGCATGAACCCTACGCCGCAGTACTTCCACTTCGGCGGCAAGGACTTCCTGTTCATTGACGGGCACGTGAAGTGGTACACGGCGTCGTCAGGCCCGTTCGCCGAGAACGGAGGCCCTGGCGGCGAGGCCGGCGACTGCGAGGCCGTGGGCGAGCATCCCACGGGAGACTGGCCGGCGTAGGGACAGGGGGAAAGAGAGAAGAGGGAAAACAGAAGAGAGAAGAACGAAGGACGGCAGAGGCCATCGGCGTCTCGTCGTGTCCGGCAACTCACATGGCCCGCGCACTCTTCCTTCACTCCAGCTTCTTCGCCAACACCCAGTCCCGGCGCGACCCGCCGCGGTCCAGGTACACCTCGAAGACCTCTCCCCCCTCCGTCTCGACGCGATAGGCGTTGCGGTGCCGTCGCCGGTACCAGGTGCGTGTCACCTCGCCCGCCCCGAAGCCCGCATCCACCCATACGCTGACGATCTGCCGGATGACGTACCGCTGCCCGCGCCACGTGAAGGCCACGGGCACACGCAGCGCGCGCTCGTCGTCGCTCAGTTCCACCTCAATGCGCTCGCTGATCAGCTCCGTACGCCGCCCTCCTCTCCTCTGCGCGTGCCCGTGTGCCCGCATCGCTCCGCGATGCGATTCGCTGACATCGCGGAGCGATGTCGGCACGCGCTTCCCTTCGCGCTTGCTTGGGGCGCCTCCTGCTCCGGGCAGGTCTCACCTTCCCGGCGCAGAAATGCCTGCGGTTCAACAGGGAGGGCGCCACATGAAAGTCTTCATCACGGTAGACATGGAAGGCATATCGGGGCTGGTGCGCTGGGATGCCAACGACCGCCAGCGCGAGCGGGAGCTGATGACCGCCGAGGCCAACGCCGCCATCGCCGGGGCGTTCGCGGGTGGAGCGACCGAAGTGCTCGTGGGCGAGGCCCATGCCAACATGCGCAACCTCATGCCCGAGGCGGTGGACGAGCGTGCCCGCTTCTTCTCCGGCGAGCCCAAGCCGCTCAACCACATGGGCGGTCTCGACGAGAGCTTCGGCCTGGCGCTGCTGATCGGCTACCACGCCCGCGCCGGCGCCCGGAATGCCGTCATGTGCCACACGTACGACCTGCACATCCACCGGCTGGCGTTCAACGGGATCGAGGTCGGCGAGCTGGGCACCGACGCGGCGTTGGCCGGGCACCTGGGCGTGCCCATCGGCCTGGTGGCAGGCGACCGCGCTGCGTGCGACGAGGGCCGCGCGTTGCTGGGCGACATCGAGACCGTGGCGGTCAAGGACGGGCGGGGGCGCTATGTGGCGAGTTGCCTGCCCCCGGCGGTGGCGCGGCAGCAGATCACGGAGGCCGCCGCGCGCGCCGTGTCCAGCGCCAGCCGCTTCCAGCCCTTCGTCATCCCCGGGCCGGTCACGTGCGAGGTCGAGTTCACCAAGCCCGAGTGCGCCGACATGGTTGAGCCGTTGCCCTTCGTGGAACGCACGTCCGGGCGCGAGATCCGCTTCGTCCAGCCGGACCTGGCCCAGACCTTCCATGTCTTCAACGCCCTCAACTTCCTGTCAGGGCGGGCGTGATGCTCGACGAGGAGAAGTTCCGCAACTCCATCAAGGCCGTCATCATCCGTGACGCCCGCGTGCTCCTCACGGTGAACCAGGACCCGTGGGGGGAGTTCCTCCTCCTCCCCGGCGGCGGCCAGCGCTTCGGCGAGACTATGGCTGAGGCACTGCAGCGCGAATGCCGTGAGGAGCTGGGGTGCGCGGTCATCGTCGGCGACCTCCTGGGCATCCGCGAGTATATCGGCGCCCACCACGAGTTCGCGGCCCACGACAGCGACGTGCACCAGGTCGAGGTGATGTTCCGCTGCGAGTTGGCGCCCGGCTGCGAGCCGCGCACTGGCGACCTCGCCGACGACGAGGGCGACTGGGCGCAGACGGGAGTGGCGTGGGTGCCGCTGACGGAACTGCAGGATCGCCGCATCTACCCGTCGGTGCTGAAGGAGTGGCTGCCGGCCCTGCCGGAGCCGGAGCGGCGGTACTTGGGGGATGTGAACTGATGCCCGACTCCATCATCATCGTCCCGTATGACCCCGAGTGGCCGCGCCTGTTCGCGGAGTTGGGTGCACGCCTACGTCGGGCGTTGGGGCCTGTGGCGCTGCGCATTGACCACATCGGCTCCACCTCCATCCCGGGCATGGCGGCCAAGCCGGTCATTGACGTGGTGGTGTCGGTCGCCAGCTTCGAGCCGCTGGCGACCATCGGGGCGCCGCTTGAGGGCCTCGGCTTCGTGCATCGGGCGAGCAACCCGGACCTGACCAAGCGCTACTTCCGCGAGGCGCCCGGGGAACGCCGCACACATATCCACGTGCGCCGCGCCGGCAGTTGGTCGGAGCAGTTCGCACTGCTCTTCCGCGACTACATGCGCGCCCACGACGCGGACTGCCGGTGGTACGAAGCGATCAAGCGCCAACTGGCGGAGCAGTACCGTGACGACCGCCAGGGCTACACCAACGCCAAGGCGCCGTACCTGTGGGAGATCATGCAGAAGGCGGACCCCTGGGCCCAGGCCACCGGCTGGACGCCCGGCCCGTCGGATGCCTAGCCGTCGCCAACACCCAGTACCCAATGCCCAAGCCCTAACCCAAGGAGATGATCGTTGTGTCCGAACCTCGCAAAGCTCGTCTGGCCTTCGTCGGTTGCGGAGGCTTCACCACTGCCTCGATCTTCCCGTGCCTGCCGCTGTCCCCGCGCATCGAGATCGTCGCCGTGTGCGACCTGCTCGAGGAGAAGGCGCGGGCCGCCTCGCGGCTCTTCAACGCCTGCCCCGTCTACACCGACATGCACAAGATGCTGGATGAGATTGAGGTGGATGGCGTGTTCGCCATCGGCCCCGCGCCGACGCAGTACGCCGTCGCCCCGCAGATCATGAAGCGCGGCCTTCCCGTCTATGTCGAGAAGCCCTCGGCCAACACCTCGAAAGAGGCGCTGGAGATGGTGAAGATCGCCGAAGACAACGGCGTGTGGGGGCAGGTCGGGTTCATGAAGCGCTTCGCACCCGCCTATCAGATGGCCCAGAACATCCTGCGCAAGCCGGAGTTCGGCCCGCTCAACATGCTCAACTGCAAGTGGGGCCAGGGCGCGTACCCGCGGATCTGGGGCATTGACTCGGCCCAGCGCGCGTTCCTGATCGGCCAGTGCTGCCACCTGATGGACCTGATCCGCTACTTCGGCGGCGACGTGGCGACCGTGCAGACCATTTTCCGGGAGCCGCCGCAGAACCCGGCCGACCCGCACGAGTCCACCCGTTGCGCCTATCTGACCAATGTCACCTTCGCAAGCGGCGTGATCGGCTCACTCAACCTCAGTAACATGGAGACCGGGAGCTTCCGCGACCTGGAGGAGAAACTCGAACTCATCAGCATGGACAACGTCGTGACCGTCCATCGCGTGTCGCACGTCAACTGGCGCCGCGGCGACGAGTGGGACGAGACGCCGACCAACTCCGGTTGGTACTCGTATGACTACGACTCCCGGGGCATGAGCGTCCGTAGCTCGCATGCGGCCAACGGCTACGTGGGTGAGGTGCAGCACTTCGCGCTCCGGTGCCTGGGCGAGGCCGACAAGGGCATCTCGGGCGATCTGATGGACAGCGTGAAGTCGCTGCAGATCGGCGAGGCGATCTACGAGAGCGCGATGAACGGCGGGAAGGTCGTCCAGGTGAAGCAGGGGGCGTAGACGCAGCGGGGTGGGTCGCGCCCGGCAGGAATGGCCCAATCAGCGACGAAAGGGTAGGCGACGGTTACATCGCAGGTGAAGGGAGCGCTTCCGATGTCCAGGCCGCTGACGCTCGCCGCCGTGGTGCCGGTCGTTCTGCTGATGGTGATCTCCGCCGGGCACGCGGACCTGCCCAACGGGTTCCGCCCGAACCCGCGGGCTGCCCTGTGGCACGAACTGCTGTGCGTTGGCCAGGAGTTGCCTCGCGTCGGTGACTTCGACGGCGACGGTCGCGACGACATCGCGATCTTCGTGCGCGACACCAAGCCGGAGCCGGGGCGCGGCGACTGCGGCGTGGCCTTCTCGGGGCTGACGCGCTTCACCCGGGAGATCCAGAAGTTCCACGACATGCTGTGCGTGGGGAACGAGATCCCCGTCATCGGCGACTTCGATGGCAACCACCAGGATGATGTGGCCGTGTTCGTGCGCGACACCAAGCCCGAGCCGGAGCGCGGGGCGGTGGGCGTGGCGCTCTCACGGGGCAGCTACTTCCAGGAACTCGCCAAGTGGCACAAGCACCTGTGCGTGGGGCAACAGGTTCCGCTGGCGGGCGACGTCAACGGCGATGGCCGCGATGACATCATCGTCTTCGTCAAGGACTCGCCCGACCCCAATCCGGGACCGGACTCCATCCCGCAGCAGGCCGGGAATGTACTCGTGGCCCTGGCGCGAACGACCAGTGGCTTTGAGCGTCCCGTCGTCTGGCACAACTTCTTCTGCATCGGCAACGAGGTGCCGAAGGTGGCCGACTGCGACGGGAATGGGAAGGCCGACATCCTCACCTTCGTGCCGGACCGCGGCGAGGTCTATGTGGCCCTGTCGGACGGCTCACGCTTTGGCCAGTCGCGAGTGTGGGCCACCGACTGGTGCCACCAGGGCGAGATCCCCGAGGTGGGTGACGTCAACGGGGACAATCTGGCGGACCTGATCGCCTTCGGCCGCACGCCCCCACAGGGCGTCTACGACCGCAACGTCGGCTGGGTCTTCACCGCACTCAACCAGTTCCTGCCGGCGCCGCAACACTTCGGGGCCTCGGTGCAGCGCCACGAGTACTTCTGCGTGGGCAACGAGACGCCGCTGGTCGGCGACTTCAACGGCGACCGGAAGACGGACATCTGCGCGCTCGTGGGCGACACGCAGAGCTCGGGCATGCGCGGCAACGCCTATGTGGCCCTGTCGAGCTTCGGGCAGCAGCGCACCTGGCGGCTCAAGCTGGATAGCATGCACCTCAACGGCATCTCCGAGGACCCGCTCATCGGCCCGAGCGGCGATGAGCCGTACTTCGTGGTCGTACAGTTCCGCTCGCGCTTCAACACGGCGGGCTCCACGCGCGCGTGGCAGGGGAACACGCCCTCCGAGTTCGTGAGCAACCAGAAGGCGCACACGGATGTCAACATCCCGGCCGCCATGGGCCAGTGCGACTTCCCCAACGTGGCGAGCTTCACCATCGCCGACGGCTGCCGGCTGCAGCGGCCGGAGGTCCTCGGCGCCATCGTCCTGGGCCTGGAGCATGACTTCAGCCCCTGGTCGGACATCACCAACCTGGTCAGCCGCGCCATCAACGGCGCGGTGGCCCCGGCGCTCCGGAACCTGGTCGAGACCCGGCCGATTCCCATGACGCCGGAGGCGACGCAGCAGCTCATCAACGACGCTCAGAACCTCGGCCCGCAGCTCATGGGCTCCATGAACCTGAGCGCCTGGGATCTGATCGGCTTCCTGTTCAACGCGGGGTTCGACGCGGACGACTTCGTGGACTACCACGCCTTCCTGTGGCTGGCCGCCGACCCCGAGACCGAGCGGTACCTGCAAGCGCCCACGAGCCTGCCGCGCAACGTGCACTTCGGGGTGCTGAAGGATACGCGCTACGTGCAGGGCATGGCCGGCAACCTGGACTTCGACGGCGGCTCCATAGACTCCCATGCCGCGGGCGCCTCATACACCGTCTACGCCACTCTGAGCCTGCAGCCGTAGGTGGCGACGGGCCAACGCTCGGCCCCACGACACGCAAGCAGGGATTGGCGCGAGGATAGCGAAGCACCGAGGGTCGCGTGCGTACCTAACCGCAATCAGTCGGAGGCAGTCATGGCTGACATCAAGTTCTCAATCCGTGAAGGCATGGTCCCGGGGCGCAATGTCATGGAGCGCTTCGAGCTGCTGGCGCAGGTCGGCGTCGCCGGCTGCGAGATCACCAATAGCACCAGTTGGGAGGACGTCGAGGCGGTCAAGGCCGCCGCGGCGGCCACAGGGGTACAGCCCAACATCTGGTCGGCGAAGGACCTTGCCGTGCTGCAGGCCGATGCCGGGGCGCGCCGCGAGGCCATCGCGTCCTGCCAGGAAGCCCTGAAGATGGCCGGGCAGGTCGGCGCGGTCGGCTTCATTCTGCCCCCGCTCATCATGTGCAAGATGCGCAACCTGCCGCGCATCAATGACCTGTCGCCGCTGATGAGCACCGCCGAGGCGGAGCGGAAGCTCCTGGCCGAGATCATGAAGCGGGACCTGGCGCCCGTGGCCCTCGAAGCCGGCGCGGACGTCGTCATCGAGCCGCTGAACCGCTACGAGCAGTGGTGGCCGTGCAGCCTGCAGCATGGGATTGACATCTGCGCCGATGCCGGCAACCAGGGCGTCTGCATCATGGCGGACTTCTTCCACATGAACATCGAGGACGCCAGCTACTACGACAGCATCAAGGCGGGCGGCGCGCTCATCAAGAACGTGCACCTGGCCGACAGCCAGCGCCTGCTGCCCGGCTGGGGCCACACGGACTTCCACCCCGGCTTCAAGGCCCTCAAGGAGATCGGCTATAGCCACTATCTGGGCTTTGAGTGCGGCATTCCCGGCGACTTCGCCGAGTGCGTGAGCAAGTCCATGGACTACTGCCGCAAGGTGTGGGACGAGGCGTAGAGCTTGAGCGAGAGAGTCGCGGGGTGCCCGCATAGCGGGCGGGGCCCCGCGACCTCTGCCGACGCCTCGTGGGGCGCCGTCGGCCCAGACTGCTGTGCAGTCTGACGCCGGAACCTCACTGCCCGCCCCTCACCTCCCCTCCAGGTACACCCGCTTCTCGCCGTACTTCGCCAGCGATGCGTCTACGCGCTCCAGCACGTGCTTGCGCCGCTGCAGCAGGCCCCGCAGCTCGTCGCCGGATACCCACGGACCAACCTGTTGCGTGAAGTCGGCCTCCGTGCTCCTCCGCAGGGCCTCGATCGTCCGGCGCGAGAAGCGGCGGAGGCGCTCGAAGTCCTGCGCGGGCTGAGACGAGGAGCCAAAGCCCTCGGCGTTGTCAATGAACCACAGCCTGCCGGTGCGGTCGGCCAGGATGTTGCCGCCCGAGAACCGGTCCATGTTGGTCTGCAGGTAGTCGAGGATGAGCATGTCGCAGACCTGGCACGCCTTGTCGAGGTCGGGGAGGCTCGTCTCCACATCGTCCAGCCGCGCCAGCCAGGTCAGCGCCCACCCGCGCGCGCCGGACCCAACCGGGTCGCGCGCCTCGTTGACCCACTGCTGCAGTGACCCGCTGACCAAGTCGTCATGTACGATGACGCGCCCCAGCGGCCCGCCCGCTTGCCGGAGCACAGATAGCGGCAGGCGGCGCTTGACGGTCACCGGCACATGCCCCATGCCGCACAGGCGGTCAATCTCGTACGCGGCGATCTCATACGCATAGCTCTGCGAGCTGTACTGGTGCGGCTTGAAGGCGCACTTGAAGCCCTTCGGAGTCCCATCCTCCAGCCGCAGCTTGTACTTGGTCATCATGCCCCCGTAGAGCGGCTCGGGAGTGCCCTTGACCGGCGCGCTCGTGAGCAGCTTCTCCACCTCGTCGCACGTCAGCGGGGCGGCAGTGACGAGACCCGCGGCGACGAGGACCGCAAGCAGGATCAGGGCAAGACGGGCGTTGTTCATGGGGGCCTCCCGGTGATACTGAGGCACGTCAGCAGTGTGTTCCGCGGGACGTCGGCACGCTCCTGCCTCATGCAGGAGCCGTCGTCCCGAGCGGCGAAGCGACCGTCACCATGAGACTCATGCTCCTGCCGCTTCTCTGTGCGCTCCTCTGCACCGGAGCCCTCGCCGCCGGCCCCCTGGCCCAACGCGTGCTGTGGACCTGGGACAACCGCATGGACTGGGGCGGTGAGGGCCAGGCCGTCAGCGTCATGGGCGGAGGGCGGTACACGAAGGCCCCGGGGGCGTTCCTGACCGACTACAAGGCGCTCGTGGACTACGCGCACGACCACACGAGCTTCAACGCGGTCATCATCTGGGGCTTCCTGCGCGATGAGCATGGCGGCGTAGCGGCCTCGCAGGAGCTGTGCGAGTACGCGGCTGCCCGCGGCATCCGCATCATCCCCGGCGTGGGCACGAGCGGCTACGAGGGCTACTACTATAGCGGCAACCACCCGTACAACATCACCACCTGGCTGCGCCGGCACCCCGAGCTGCGTGCGATCAGCAAGGCCGGCAAGCCGCTCAACGCCCTCTGCCCCACGCAGCCCGACAACATCAAGTGGCTCGACGACGGCTGCCGCTGGCTGTTCTCCACCTTCAAGATCGGCGGCATCAACTTCGAGATCGGCGACTTCTTCGTCTGCTAC comes from the bacterium genome and includes:
- a CDS encoding sugar phosphate isomerase/epimerase, whose product is MADIKFSIREGMVPGRNVMERFELLAQVGVAGCEITNSTSWEDVEAVKAAAAATGVQPNIWSAKDLAVLQADAGARREAIASCQEALKMAGQVGAVGFILPPLIMCKMRNLPRINDLSPLMSTAEAERKLLAEIMKRDLAPVALEAGADVVIEPLNRYEQWWPCSLQHGIDICADAGNQGVCIMADFFHMNIEDASYYDSIKAGGALIKNVHLADSQRLLPGWGHTDFHPGFKALKEIGYSHYLGFECGIPGDFAECVSKSMDYCRKVWDEA